The Microcoleus sp. FACHB-672 genome window below encodes:
- a CDS encoding multicopper oxidase domain-containing protein — protein sequence MLDRKPFLLNRRRLLQFGIAGIGMSGAAIALPQLLGQRQKLAQAKVPPLPSNAPAINDTMHPMAMLRDFDWGTVKKVNGRTVREFQLIAGTSTIALNSAVTFNTWNVNNRVPGPTLRARQGDRVRVLFLNQGGHSHSLHFHGVHPSEMDGVKPIRHGAATIYEFDAEPYGVHLYHCHIEPVTRHINKGLYGMFIVDPPADRPPADEMVLIMAGYDVNDDEKNELYAFNGIPDYYHHHPIPIYQNQLIRLYVLNMIEFDVAATFHLHANMFQVYRTGRTLTPAEETDVITMGTAERHILEFSFKYPGKFMFHPHQDAMAEHGCMGQFEVIKPA from the coding sequence ATGCTTGACCGGAAACCATTCCTTTTAAATCGTCGCAGATTGCTGCAATTCGGAATCGCCGGCATCGGGATGAGTGGCGCAGCGATTGCGTTGCCTCAACTGTTGGGTCAGCGCCAAAAACTGGCCCAGGCGAAAGTGCCGCCCCTCCCTAGCAACGCGCCGGCAATTAACGACACGATGCACCCAATGGCGATGCTACGGGATTTTGACTGGGGGACTGTTAAGAAAGTAAATGGGCGAACGGTTCGGGAATTTCAGCTAATTGCCGGCACCTCTACGATTGCGTTAAACAGCGCTGTAACGTTTAACACATGGAATGTTAACAATCGCGTACCTGGGCCAACTCTGCGGGCGCGGCAAGGTGATCGCGTGCGGGTTCTATTTTTAAATCAGGGGGGACATTCTCACTCGCTGCACTTTCATGGGGTTCACCCCTCAGAAATGGATGGAGTGAAACCGATTCGCCACGGCGCGGCGACGATTTACGAGTTTGATGCCGAACCCTACGGCGTCCATCTTTATCACTGCCATATTGAGCCGGTGACGCGCCACATTAATAAAGGTTTGTATGGGATGTTTATTGTCGATCCGCCGGCAGATCGCCCACCTGCTGATGAAATGGTGCTGATCATGGCCGGCTATGACGTAAATGACGACGAGAAAAATGAACTTTACGCCTTTAATGGAATTCCGGACTATTACCACCACCATCCGATCCCGATTTATCAAAATCAGCTGATTCGGCTGTATGTGCTGAACATGATTGAGTTTGATGTGGCGGCGACGTTTCACTTACACGCCAATATGTTTCAGGTTTACCGCACAGGTCGCACGCTTACGCCGGCTGAAGAAACGGATGTGATTACAATGGGCACAGCTGAACGGCACATTCTGGAGTTCTCGTTTAAAT